The following are encoded in a window of Onthophagus taurus isolate NC chromosome 3, IU_Otau_3.0, whole genome shotgun sequence genomic DNA:
- the LOC111417500 gene encoding protein FRG1 homolog: MSEYDKVRPGKLVLKGEKQKGKKRKHKHKKQEDVPKIDQDAIEHGNWWKATKFDDLNGAVAIEFGKHTYVRALDNGLFTLGAPHDEGDGPAPEEILTAVPINERQLALKSGYNKYLRVEKDGKVTGRSDAIGAMEQWEPVFQEGKLALQGSNECFLSLDDDDNVVADDKKASEKNMVQIRSQTTKEVNPMKDVPVEEQGSLAQIEVNYIKKFQKFQDKRMRINPNDKKELDKAKVDGTLHETLLDRRSKMKADRYCK, from the exons atGTCCGAATATGATAAAGTACGTCCTGGAAAACTCGTATTAAAAGGAGAAAAGCAAAA AGGTAAAAAGCGTAAacacaaacacaaaaaacaaGAGGATGTCCCAAAAATTGATCAAGACGCTATCGAGCATGGTAATTGGTGGAAAGcaacaaaatttgatgatttaaaCGGAGCCGTAGCAATTGAATTTGGAAAACATACCTACGTGCGTGCTTTAGACAATGGACTTTTTACTTTAGGAGCCCCGCACGATGAGGGTGATGGACCAGCACCTGAAGAAATACTTACAGCAGTTCCAATAAATGAACGTCAACTTGCTTTGAAATCgggttataataaatatttgagaGTAGAAAAAGATGGGAAAGTTACAGGAAGGTCTGATGCAATTGGGGCTATGGAACAATGGGAACCTGTTTTTCAG GAAGGTAAATTGGCTCTGCAAGGTTCGaatgaatgttttttatctttggATGATGACGATAATGTGGTTGCTGATGATAAGAAAGCGTCTGAAAAGAATATGGTACAAATACGATCGCAAACTACAAAGGAGGTGAACCCAATGAAAGATGTTCCAGTGGAAGAACAAGGAAGTTTGGCCCAAATTGAggtaaattatattaaaaaatttcaaaagtttCAAGATAAGAGAATGCGCATTAATCCCAATGATAAAAAAGAGTTGGATAAAGCTAAAGTGGATGGGACTTTGCACGAGACATTATTAGATCGAAGGAGTAAAATGAAAGCGGATCgttattgtaaataa